The Proteus vulgaris genome has a segment encoding these proteins:
- the trxA_1 gene encoding thioredoxin → MSDKILHLSDSKFDADVLKATGPVLVDFWAEWCGPCKMIAPILDEVATEYAGKLTVAKLNIDQNPLTAPKFGIRGIPTLILFKNGAVAATKVGALSKTQLKEFLDENI, encoded by the coding sequence ATGAGCGATAAAATCCTTCACTTATCTGACAGCAAATTCGATGCTGATGTATTAAAAGCAACCGGCCCCGTGCTCGTTGATTTCTGGGCTGAATGGTGTGGCCCTTGTAAAATGATTGCTCCTATTCTAGATGAAGTTGCAACAGAATACGCTGGTAAATTAACAGTTGCGAAGCTAAACATCGATCAAAACCCGCTAACAGCACCAAAATTCGGTATTCGCGGTATTCCTACCCTCATTTTATTCAAAAACGGTGCAGTGGCTGCAACTAAAGTTGGTGCGTTGTCAAAAACTCAACTGAAAGAGTTTTTAGACGAAAATATCTAA
- the rho gene encoding transcription termination factor Rho, translating to MNLTELKNTPVSELIALGENMGLENLARMRKQDIIFSILKQHAKSGEDIFGDGVLEILQDGFGFLRSADSSYLAGPDDIYVSPSQIRRFNLRTGDTIAGKIRPPKEGERYFALLKVNEVNFDKPENARSKILFENLTPLHANNRLRMERGNGSTEDLTARVLDLAAPIGRGQRGLIVAPPKAGKTMLLQNIAANIAHNYPDCVLMVLLIDERPEEVTEMQRLVKGEVIASTFDEPASRHVQVAEMVIEKAKRLVEHKKDVIILLDSITRLARAYNTVVPSSGKVLTGGVDANALHRPKRFFGAARNVEEGGSLTIIATALVDTGSKMDEVIYEEFKGTGNMELHLSRKIAEKRVFPAIDYNRSGTRKEELLTTQDELQKMWILRKIIHPMGEIDAMEFLINKLAMTKTNEEFFDFMKRS from the coding sequence ATGAATCTTACCGAATTAAAAAATACGCCGGTATCAGAACTGATAGCACTTGGCGAAAATATGGGGCTAGAGAACCTGGCTCGAATGAGAAAACAAGACATTATTTTCTCTATCTTGAAGCAACACGCGAAAAGTGGAGAAGATATTTTCGGTGACGGTGTGCTGGAAATATTGCAGGATGGCTTCGGCTTCCTACGTTCCGCAGACAGTTCCTACCTTGCTGGTCCCGATGATATCTATGTTTCTCCAAGCCAAATTCGCCGTTTCAACCTTCGCACTGGTGACACCATTGCCGGGAAAATTCGTCCTCCTAAAGAAGGTGAACGCTATTTTGCCCTCCTAAAAGTTAATGAAGTTAACTTTGATAAACCAGAAAATGCCCGCAGTAAAATCCTCTTTGAAAACTTAACACCTTTACATGCTAATAATCGTTTACGCATGGAACGTGGTAATGGTTCAACAGAAGACTTAACTGCGCGAGTTCTTGACTTAGCGGCTCCAATTGGTCGTGGTCAGCGTGGTCTTATCGTTGCTCCACCAAAAGCGGGTAAAACAATGTTGTTGCAAAATATCGCAGCAAATATTGCTCATAATTACCCTGATTGCGTATTGATGGTACTTCTGATTGATGAACGTCCAGAAGAAGTAACCGAGATGCAACGATTGGTAAAAGGTGAAGTTATCGCATCGACCTTTGATGAACCGGCTTCTCGGCACGTACAAGTTGCAGAGATGGTCATTGAAAAAGCAAAACGCTTAGTTGAGCATAAAAAAGACGTTATCATCCTGTTAGACTCTATTACTCGTTTAGCGCGAGCTTATAACACTGTTGTACCTTCTTCAGGCAAAGTGTTAACGGGAGGGGTGGATGCAAACGCCTTGCATCGTCCTAAACGTTTCTTTGGTGCAGCGCGGAATGTTGAAGAAGGTGGTAGCTTAACGATCATTGCTACAGCACTCGTTGATACGGGTTCTAAAATGGATGAAGTTATCTACGAAGAATTTAAAGGTACAGGTAATATGGAATTACACCTGTCTCGTAAAATTGCTGAAAAACGTGTTTTCCCAGCGATCGATTATAATCGTTCTGGTACACGTAAAGAAGAATTGCTAACAACGCAAGATGAGCTACAAAAAATGTGGATCTTGCGTAAGATTATTCACCCAATGGGTGAGATCGACGCAATGGAATTCCTCATTAATAAATTAGCGATGACGAAGACAAATGAAGAATTCTTCGACTTTATGAAACGCTCATAA
- the wecA gene encoding undecaprenyl-phosphate alpha-N-acetylglucosaminyl 1-phosphate transferase, with protein sequence MSTSVFYVFLFSFAFLFLARKIAKKIGLVDKPNYRKKHHGLIPLVGGISVYFGIVFAFYISDIYIPHKELYLACAGLLVFIGALDDRFDISVKIRATIQAFVGIVMMVGAGLKLDTLGHAFGPWEMHLGPFGYIVTLFAVWAAINAFNMVDGIDGLLGGLSCVSFGALGILLYQGGNSALAFWCFSFIAAILPYILLNLGVCGKKFKVFMGDAGSTLIGFTIIWLLVASTQTQPRPVKAVTALWIIAIPLMDMVAIMYRRLRKGMSPFSPDRQHIHHLIMRAGFTSRQAFILITVAAALLAAIGIIGQNLSFVPEWFMLALFLLAFVMYGYCIKRAWRVARFIKRHKRRLRRATQQH encoded by the coding sequence ATGAGCACAAGCGTTTTTTATGTGTTCTTATTTTCTTTCGCATTTTTATTTTTGGCTCGTAAAATTGCAAAGAAAATAGGACTCGTGGATAAACCGAATTATCGTAAAAAACATCATGGATTGATCCCTCTTGTGGGCGGGATTTCAGTCTATTTTGGTATTGTTTTCGCATTTTATATTTCAGATATCTATATTCCTCATAAGGAATTGTATCTGGCATGTGCGGGACTTCTTGTTTTTATCGGTGCGTTAGATGATCGCTTCGATATTAGTGTCAAGATTAGAGCAACAATCCAAGCCTTTGTTGGGATTGTAATGATGGTGGGAGCTGGGTTAAAACTAGACACATTGGGCCATGCTTTTGGTCCTTGGGAAATGCATTTAGGGCCTTTTGGCTACATTGTTACACTATTTGCTGTTTGGGCCGCAATTAATGCCTTCAATATGGTTGATGGTATTGATGGGTTATTAGGTGGTCTTTCTTGTGTCTCTTTTGGTGCTCTTGGTATTTTATTATATCAAGGCGGTAATTCTGCACTCGCATTTTGGTGTTTCTCATTTATTGCGGCTATCTTACCTTATATCCTGTTAAATTTAGGAGTTTGCGGTAAAAAATTCAAAGTCTTTATGGGTGATGCGGGGAGTACACTCATCGGATTTACTATTATTTGGCTATTAGTTGCCTCAACACAAACTCAACCTCGTCCTGTAAAAGCAGTCACTGCATTATGGATCATTGCTATTCCGCTTATGGATATGGTGGCCATTATGTATCGTCGTTTACGTAAAGGCATGAGTCCTTTCTCACCAGATCGTCAACATATTCATCACTTGATTATGCGAGCGGGTTTCACCTCTCGCCAAGCCTTTATTTTAATTACTGTGGCAGCTGCACTATTAGCTGCAATTGGTATTATTGGCCAGAACCTGTCTTTTGTTCCTGAATGGTTCATGTTGGCATTATTCTTGCTTGCATTTGTTATGTATGGTTATTGCATTAAACGCGCGTGGCGAGTCGCTCGTTTTATTAAACGACATAAGCGTCGCTTACGTAGGGCAACACAACAGCATTAA
- the wzzE gene encoding lipopolysaccharide biosynthesis protein WzzE: MNSENNASRQGNQPDNELDIRGLCCALWSGKSWIIGFALLFAVIALGASYLMQPKWSAIAMTEKPTINNLGSYYSQSQFLRNLDTQINPSAQTPGLTISDEAYQEFVTQIAAFDTRREFWLQTDYFKQRKESDEQANAALLDELINNIQFTPADEKKLVNDQLKLIAESSKEASQLLNEYIAFANKRASTHLNDEVITAWATRTQSMKALVKRQEMAAQAAYQRQINLLEQSIKVAEKQGISQKQTSIAIDELPDSKLFLLGVPLLQSQLETLVATGADFDSDYDQNTAMLATLAVGAKLQDNFQTYRFLRTPEDPVKRDSPRRAFMMVLWGAIGVLVGAGVALVRRSSLKK, encoded by the coding sequence ATGAACTCGGAAAATAACGCCTCCCGACAGGGTAATCAGCCAGATAATGAACTCGATATTAGAGGTCTTTGTTGTGCGCTTTGGTCAGGAAAAAGCTGGATTATAGGGTTCGCTCTGCTTTTTGCTGTGATTGCACTAGGGGCATCTTATTTGATGCAACCTAAATGGAGTGCAATCGCAATGACAGAGAAACCAACGATAAATAACTTAGGCAGTTATTATTCGCAATCTCAGTTTTTACGTAATCTTGATACACAAATTAATCCCTCAGCACAAACCCCAGGCTTAACTATTTCAGATGAAGCTTATCAAGAGTTTGTGACTCAAATTGCTGCGTTTGATACTCGTCGTGAGTTTTGGCTACAGACGGATTATTTCAAACAACGTAAAGAAAGTGATGAGCAAGCTAATGCTGCGTTATTGGATGAGTTAATTAACAATATTCAATTTACGCCTGCTGATGAAAAAAAGTTGGTTAATGATCAACTTAAACTCATTGCCGAATCCTCAAAAGAGGCGAGCCAGTTATTAAATGAGTATATTGCTTTTGCTAATAAAAGAGCATCTACCCATCTTAATGATGAGGTGATAACAGCATGGGCAACAAGAACACAGTCAATGAAAGCGTTAGTTAAACGCCAAGAAATGGCGGCTCAAGCGGCTTATCAACGTCAAATTAACTTATTAGAGCAATCAATAAAAGTCGCTGAGAAACAAGGTATTTCTCAAAAACAGACATCTATTGCGATTGATGAGTTACCAGACTCTAAATTGTTTTTACTAGGTGTTCCTTTATTGCAATCACAGCTAGAAACTTTAGTGGCGACAGGTGCTGATTTTGATAGCGATTATGATCAAAATACAGCAATGTTAGCGACCCTCGCTGTGGGGGCAAAATTGCAAGATAACTTCCAAACTTATCGTTTCTTACGAACTCCTGAAGATCCTGTAAAACGTGATAGCCCTCGCCGTGCCTTTATGATGGTGCTTTGGGGAGCAATTGGCGTGTTAGTCGGCGCAGGTGTTGCATTAGTAAGACGTAGCTCATTAAAAAAATAA
- the rffE_2 gene encoding UDP-N-acetylglucosamine 2-epimerase — translation MKVLTVFGTRPEAIKMAPLVHALANDDSFEAKVCVTAQHREMLDQVLNLFEIKPDYDLNIMKPGQDLTDITCRILEGLKPVLASFQPDVVLVHGDTTTTMAASLAAFYQRIPVGHVEAGLRTGNLYSPWPEEANRTIAGHLAMYHFAPTETAKLNLVREAVADKNIFVTGNTVIDALFWVSDRVMGNQTLLNELAVNYPFIQPGKKMILVTGHRRESFGGGFERICQALAEIALAHPDVEVVYPVHLNPNVSEPVQRILHGIDNIKLIQPQDYLPFVYLMNHAYLILTDSGGIQEEAPSLGKPVLVMRDTTERPEAVEAGSVRLVGTDTKRIVSEVTSLLTDENAYHQMSKAINPYGDGHACQRILEALKKNQVTL, via the coding sequence GTGAAAGTGTTGACTGTTTTTGGCACACGCCCTGAAGCGATAAAAATGGCACCTTTAGTGCACGCTTTAGCAAATGATGATTCGTTTGAAGCGAAGGTATGTGTTACGGCCCAACATCGAGAAATGCTTGATCAGGTATTAAATCTTTTTGAGATCAAACCAGATTATGATCTCAATATTATGAAACCAGGACAAGATTTAACGGATATTACCTGTCGTATTTTAGAAGGGTTAAAACCGGTATTAGCATCATTCCAACCTGATGTTGTTTTGGTGCATGGTGATACAACGACAACGATGGCAGCAAGTTTAGCTGCATTCTATCAACGAATTCCAGTTGGTCATGTGGAGGCTGGATTGCGTACTGGCAATCTTTATTCACCATGGCCTGAAGAAGCAAACCGTACTATAGCAGGGCATCTTGCTATGTACCATTTCGCCCCGACAGAAACGGCAAAATTAAACCTAGTGCGCGAGGCAGTTGCTGATAAAAATATTTTTGTCACAGGAAATACGGTGATTGATGCGTTGTTTTGGGTAAGTGATAGAGTCATGGGCAATCAAACACTCTTAAATGAACTCGCTGTAAACTATCCTTTTATTCAACCAGGCAAAAAAATGATCCTTGTGACGGGACATCGTCGCGAAAGTTTTGGGGGGGGGTTTGAGCGTATTTGCCAAGCATTAGCTGAAATCGCATTAGCGCACCCTGATGTTGAAGTTGTCTACCCTGTTCACTTAAACCCTAATGTGAGTGAACCTGTCCAACGTATTCTTCACGGTATCGATAATATTAAATTGATACAACCACAAGATTATCTCCCATTTGTTTATCTAATGAACCATGCTTACCTTATTTTGACTGATTCTGGTGGAATTCAAGAAGAAGCCCCTTCATTAGGCAAGCCCGTTCTTGTAATGCGAGACACGACAGAACGCCCAGAAGCGGTTGAAGCGGGGTCTGTTCGTTTGGTGGGAACAGACACTAAACGTATTGTTAGCGAAGTAACCTCTTTATTGACAGACGAAAACGCGTATCACCAAATGAGTAAGGCGATAAATCCTTATGGTGATGGACATGCCTGCCAACGTATTCTTGAAGCATTGAAAAAAAATCAGGTGACATTATGA
- the wecC gene encoding UDP-N-acetyl-D-mannosamine dehydrogenase produces the protein MSFETISVIGLGYIGLPTAAAFASRKKSVIGVDVNQHAVDTINKGQIHIVEPDLDKVVKQAVEEGHLKAYTTPQPADAYLIAVPTPFKGEHEPDLAYVESAARSIAPVLKKGDLIILESTSPVGSTEQMAEWLAESRPDLTFPHQQGEDADIDIAYCPERVLPGQVMIELIRNDRVVGGMNRKSSERASELYKIFLEGECVITNARTAEMCKLTENSFRDVNIAFANELSLICADQGINVWELISLANRHPRVNILQPGPGVGGHCIAVDPWFIVSQNPKQSRLIHTARLVNDGKPVWVIDQVKAAVADCLTETGKRANEIKIACFGLSFKPNIDDLRESPAMNITKQVADWHSGTTLAVEPNIHELPTKLKGITELVSTEQALKDADIVLMLVDHQQFKAIPGSKVTQRWIVDTKGVWR, from the coding sequence ATGAGTTTTGAAACTATTTCTGTTATCGGCCTCGGCTACATTGGTTTACCTACAGCGGCAGCTTTTGCCTCTCGTAAAAAAAGCGTCATCGGTGTTGATGTTAATCAGCATGCAGTTGATACAATTAACAAAGGTCAAATTCACATTGTTGAGCCTGATCTCGATAAAGTTGTTAAACAAGCTGTTGAAGAAGGTCACTTAAAAGCCTACACCACGCCACAGCCAGCAGATGCTTACCTTATTGCAGTACCAACACCTTTTAAAGGCGAACATGAGCCTGACTTGGCTTATGTTGAATCAGCGGCGCGCTCTATTGCACCTGTACTGAAAAAAGGTGATCTAATTATTCTGGAATCAACCTCACCGGTTGGCTCTACAGAACAGATGGCCGAATGGTTAGCAGAATCTCGCCCAGATTTAACGTTCCCTCACCAACAAGGTGAAGATGCCGATATTGATATCGCTTATTGCCCTGAGCGTGTATTACCGGGTCAGGTCATGATTGAGCTTATTCGCAATGACCGTGTTGTGGGGGGAATGAACCGTAAATCGTCGGAGCGTGCGAGCGAATTATATAAAATTTTCCTTGAAGGTGAATGTGTTATCACTAATGCACGTACCGCAGAAATGTGTAAGCTGACAGAAAACAGCTTCCGCGATGTTAATATCGCATTTGCTAACGAATTATCGCTTATCTGTGCGGATCAAGGTATCAATGTTTGGGAGCTGATTAGCTTGGCGAATCGCCACCCTCGCGTCAATATTTTACAACCAGGTCCAGGTGTTGGGGGACATTGTATTGCGGTTGACCCTTGGTTTATCGTGTCTCAAAACCCGAAACAATCCCGCTTAATTCACACCGCGCGTTTAGTTAATGATGGCAAACCAGTATGGGTTATTGATCAAGTCAAAGCCGCGGTTGCAGATTGCCTGACAGAAACAGGTAAGCGTGCCAATGAAATTAAAATTGCTTGTTTTGGTTTATCTTTTAAACCGAATATCGATGATTTACGTGAAAGCCCAGCCATGAATATCACAAAGCAGGTGGCAGATTGGCACAGCGGAACGACATTAGCGGTTGAACCTAATATTCATGAGTTACCAACGAAACTAAAAGGGATCACTGAATTAGTATCAACAGAGCAAGCATTGAAAGACGCTGATATTGTCTTAATGCTCGTTGATCATCAACAGTTTAAAGCTATCCCAGGTAGTAAAGTCACTCAAAGATGGATTGTAGATACTAAAGGAGTATGGCGTTGA
- the rffG gene encoding dTDP-D-glucose-4,6-dehydratase, producing the protein MKRILVTGGAGFIGSAVVRHIIENTNDSVVVVDKLTYAGNVESLAPVANSERYAFEQVDICDRAELDRLFFQYQPDIVMHLAAESHVDRSIDGPAAFIETNIVGTYTLLEAARHYWQVLPEEKKTAFRFHHISTDEVYGDLEGTDDFFTETTPYAPSSPYSASKASSDHLVRAWLRTYGLPTVITNCSNNYGPYHFPEKLIPLIILNAISGKPLPVYGKGEQIRDWLYVEDHARALYLVATTATPGKTYNIGGHNERRNIDVVKTICALLEELYPVKPEGVAQYVDLITYVKDRPGHDLRYAIDAAKIEAELGWKPEETFESGIRKTVLWYLNNETWWKRVLDGSYAGERLGLGN; encoded by the coding sequence TTGAAACGCATTCTAGTGACAGGTGGAGCCGGTTTTATCGGCTCTGCTGTTGTTCGACATATTATTGAAAATACCAATGACAGCGTTGTTGTGGTGGATAAGCTGACTTATGCCGGTAATGTAGAGTCATTAGCGCCCGTTGCTAACAGTGAACGCTATGCCTTTGAGCAAGTTGATATCTGTGATAGGGCAGAACTTGACCGTTTATTTTTTCAATATCAGCCAGATATTGTGATGCATTTAGCGGCTGAAAGCCATGTTGACCGTTCTATTGATGGCCCTGCTGCGTTTATTGAAACCAATATTGTTGGTACTTACACTTTATTGGAAGCTGCTCGCCATTATTGGCAAGTTCTCCCAGAAGAGAAGAAAACGGCATTTCGTTTCCATCACATCTCCACAGATGAAGTGTATGGTGATTTGGAAGGTACAGATGATTTCTTTACTGAAACCACACCTTATGCGCCAAGTAGTCCTTATTCAGCGTCTAAAGCATCAAGTGACCATTTAGTACGTGCATGGTTACGGACTTATGGTTTACCCACGGTGATCACAAATTGTTCAAATAACTATGGGCCTTACCATTTTCCTGAAAAATTAATCCCTTTAATTATTTTAAATGCGATTTCAGGAAAACCATTACCTGTCTATGGTAAAGGCGAGCAAATTCGTGATTGGCTCTATGTTGAAGATCATGCTCGTGCACTCTATTTAGTCGCCACAACAGCAACACCGGGTAAAACCTACAATATTGGCGGTCATAATGAGCGCCGTAATATTGATGTTGTTAAAACAATTTGTGCGCTATTAGAAGAGTTGTATCCAGTAAAACCTGAAGGTGTTGCTCAATACGTTGACTTAATTACGTATGTAAAAGACAGACCGGGGCATGATCTGCGTTACGCCATTGATGCTGCGAAAATTGAAGCTGAATTAGGTTGGAAGCCCGAAGAGACATTTGAATCAGGTATTCGTAAAACTGTTTTGTGGTACTTAAATAACGAAACTTGGTGGAAACGCGTACTTGATGGCTCTTATGCAGGTGAACGTTTAGGGCTTGGAAACTGA
- the rffH_1 gene encoding glucose-1-phosphate thymidylyltransferase encodes MKGIILAGGSGTRLHPITKGVSKQLLPIYDKPMIYYPLSVLMLAGIRDILIITTPDDMTSFQRLLGDGSAFGVHLQYKIQPSPDGLAQAFILGEEFIGDDHCCLVLGDNIYFGQGFSPKLKQVAQRERGATIFGYQVMDPERFGVVEFDDNFKVLSIEEKPEQPKSNWAVTGLYFYDNRVVDFAKKVKPSIRGELEITSINQMYLECGELNVELLGRGFAWLDTGTHDSLIEASTFVQTVEKRQGFKVACLEEIAWRNGWLNDDQVRESAKSLSKTGYGRYLLDLLHVRPRQY; translated from the coding sequence ATGAAAGGTATTATTCTAGCGGGTGGCTCTGGTACACGACTACATCCGATAACCAAAGGGGTATCGAAACAGTTGTTGCCTATCTACGATAAGCCCATGATCTATTATCCGCTTTCAGTTCTGATGCTTGCTGGTATTCGAGATATTTTGATCATCACAACACCTGATGATATGACCTCATTCCAACGTTTATTAGGTGATGGTTCTGCATTTGGTGTTCATCTTCAATATAAAATTCAGCCATCGCCAGATGGCTTAGCTCAAGCGTTTATTTTGGGTGAAGAATTTATTGGTGATGATCATTGCTGTTTAGTGTTAGGCGATAATATCTACTTTGGTCAAGGATTTAGTCCTAAACTAAAACAAGTTGCTCAACGTGAACGTGGAGCGACAATCTTTGGTTATCAAGTGATGGATCCTGAACGATTTGGTGTTGTTGAATTTGACGATAATTTCAAAGTCTTGTCGATTGAAGAAAAACCGGAACAACCAAAATCTAATTGGGCAGTAACAGGGCTTTATTTCTACGATAACCGTGTGGTTGATTTTGCTAAAAAAGTAAAACCGTCTATTCGTGGTGAATTAGAAATTACGTCGATTAATCAAATGTATCTTGAGTGTGGCGAGCTGAATGTTGAGCTGTTGGGGCGTGGTTTTGCATGGTTAGATACGGGTACTCATGACAGTTTAATTGAGGCCAGCACTTTCGTTCAAACAGTTGAAAAACGCCAAGGATTTAAGGTGGCATGCCTTGAAGAGATTGCTTGGCGTAATGGATGGCTCAATGATGACCAAGTAAGAGAAAGTGCAAAATCACTGTCTAAAACGGGTTATGGTCGCTATCTATTGGATTTATTACATGTCCGTCCTCGCCAATATTAA
- the rffC gene encoding TDP-fucosamine acetyltransferase, with protein MSVLANINYLEWESEFFSLKTGRLEFDAQAPVLTDKQLDAFALVQAKVASHELSLIDKLSQLGFQFAEGEIDFKLPIGIENACKKAPELCFRKANDADIHLLMKTASEAFAQSRFRAPWYQEDDSSRFYALWVKKAVLGTFDDLCLLTYDNENKVSGFVTLRRISESEARVGLLAVMPNRTGQGIGKQLMSAAKLWCQQQGISTLYVATQISNIAASRLYTHSGGLIESTTYWLYRG; from the coding sequence ATGTCCGTCCTCGCCAATATTAATTATCTTGAGTGGGAAAGTGAATTTTTCTCACTCAAAACAGGGCGCCTTGAGTTTGACGCTCAAGCGCCTGTATTAACAGACAAACAGCTTGATGCATTTGCGCTAGTTCAAGCTAAAGTCGCATCTCATGAGCTTTCACTCATCGATAAACTCAGTCAATTAGGTTTTCAATTTGCGGAAGGTGAGATTGATTTTAAGCTTCCAATTGGCATAGAAAATGCTTGTAAGAAAGCGCCCGAACTATGTTTTAGAAAAGCCAATGATGCGGATATTCATTTACTGATGAAAACGGCATCAGAGGCTTTTGCACAAAGTCGTTTTCGAGCGCCATGGTATCAAGAAGACGATAGCAGTCGCTTTTATGCATTATGGGTGAAAAAAGCGGTATTAGGCACGTTCGATGATCTTTGTTTGTTGACTTATGATAATGAAAACAAGGTAAGTGGTTTTGTCACTTTACGTCGAATATCTGAAAGTGAAGCAAGAGTGGGATTACTTGCCGTAATGCCCAATAGAACAGGACAAGGCATTGGTAAACAACTGATGTCGGCCGCGAAGCTTTGGTGTCAACAGCAAGGTATTTCAACCCTATATGTTGCAACACAAATCAGCAATATTGCTGCTTCGCGTTTATACACACATAGTGGAGGCTTAATAGAGAGCACCACTTATTGGTTATACAGGGGATAA
- the rffA gene encoding TDP-4-oxo-6-deoxy-D-glucose transaminase — protein sequence MIPFNKPPVVGTELEYMKQAMESGKLCGDGNFTKKCEKWLEEQFHCHKTLLTPSCTASLEMAAILLDIKPGDEVIMPSFTFVSTSNAFVLRGATIVFVDIRPDTMNIDETKIEAAITDKTRAIVPVHYAGVACEMDTIMAIAKRHHLFVIEDAAQGVMSTYKGKALGTIGHIGCYSFHETKNYSSGGEGGATLINDPDLINRAEVIREKGTNRSQFFRGQVDKYTWRDIGSSYLMSDLQAAYLWAQLEEAEKINERRLAFWQIYYDALTPLAEKGLLALPIVPEGLEHNAHMFYIKLNNIEQRTAFNDYMKAHGVLTVFHYVSLHTSPAGMKFGRFDGEDIFTTQESERLVRLPMFYNMTEEEQQTVISHIRDFFA from the coding sequence ATGATTCCGTTTAATAAACCACCCGTTGTCGGCACCGAATTAGAATACATGAAACAGGCTATGGAAAGTGGCAAGCTTTGTGGTGATGGCAATTTCACAAAAAAATGTGAAAAGTGGTTAGAAGAACAATTTCATTGTCATAAAACGCTGTTAACGCCATCTTGTACAGCATCGCTTGAAATGGCAGCTATCTTATTAGATATCAAACCAGGCGATGAAGTCATTATGCCGAGTTTTACCTTTGTTTCGACCTCTAATGCGTTTGTATTACGTGGAGCAACCATTGTTTTTGTTGATATTCGTCCAGATACTATGAATATCGATGAAACAAAAATAGAAGCAGCAATTACAGATAAAACCCGTGCTATCGTGCCTGTTCATTATGCAGGTGTTGCGTGTGAAATGGACACGATAATGGCGATTGCAAAAAGGCATCATCTATTTGTGATTGAGGATGCTGCACAAGGTGTTATGTCAACTTATAAAGGTAAGGCATTAGGCACTATCGGTCATATTGGTTGCTATAGCTTCCATGAAACCAAAAACTATTCATCGGGTGGTGAAGGTGGTGCAACGCTCATTAACGATCCTGATTTAATCAATCGTGCAGAAGTTATCCGTGAAAAAGGCACTAATCGTAGTCAGTTTTTCCGTGGTCAGGTAGATAAATACACTTGGCGTGATATTGGATCTAGTTACTTAATGTCAGATTTACAAGCTGCTTATTTATGGGCACAGCTTGAAGAAGCTGAAAAGATTAATGAACGCCGCTTAGCATTTTGGCAGATTTACTATGATGCATTGACGCCATTAGCAGAGAAAGGCTTATTAGCGCTTCCAATCGTTCCTGAAGGATTAGAACACAATGCGCATATGTTCTATATCAAACTGAACAATATCGAGCAACGTACGGCGTTTAATGACTATATGAAAGCGCATGGAGTTTTAACTGTCTTCCACTATGTCTCATTGCATACCAGCCCAGCAGGTATGAAATTTGGTCGTTTTGATGGCGAAGACATTTTCACTACACAAGAAAGTGAGCGTTTAGTGCGTTTACCAATGTTCTACAATATGACAGAAGAAGAACAGCAAACCGTTATTAGCCATATTCGCGATTTCTTTGCTTAA